Proteins encoded by one window of Rouxiella chamberiensis:
- a CDS encoding MFS transporter, with protein MTVLDKIGRRKLLLWGALASALCLAYSFAAFYLRFPGVYSIIGLFAFMFMFGITWGQVIWTVLGEIFPMEIRSICVGISVCSLSVANFGVSTTFPIMNSNPYLQEVFHGGFPLLLFSGFSLLMFVFTYRFVPETANVPLERIETIVLQKYYGRDIEQDDLPVNAKIISNMGDGIK; from the coding sequence ATGACGGTGCTGGATAAAATCGGTCGACGTAAACTGCTGCTGTGGGGTGCATTGGCATCGGCGCTTTGTCTGGCCTACTCCTTCGCAGCGTTCTATCTGCGCTTCCCGGGCGTATATTCGATAATTGGCCTGTTCGCCTTTATGTTTATGTTCGGTATCACCTGGGGTCAGGTTATCTGGACCGTGCTGGGTGAAATATTCCCGATGGAGATCCGTTCAATCTGTGTCGGTATTTCTGTATGTTCACTGTCGGTCGCCAATTTTGGTGTGAGCACGACTTTCCCTATCATGAACAGTAATCCCTATCTTCAGGAAGTGTTCCACGGCGGTTTCCCGCTGCTGCTGTTCTCGGGCTTCTCGCTGCTGATGTTTGTCTTTACCTACCGTTTCGTTCCGGAAACCGCGAACGTTCCGCTGGAAAGGATCGAAACCATCGTGCTGCAAAAGTATTATGGTCGTGACATCGAACAAGATGACCTTCCGGTCAATGCCAAAATAATCAGTAATATGGGTGACGGTATCAAATAA
- a CDS encoding MFS transporter, which produces MATNKTHYNLVYLMLCCTVAAFGGLLMGYDSSIISGAIEPLSTYFQLSPAETGWAVSCIQVSSLIGCLIAPKISDHFGRKRSLCVTALIFAVSIVGTALAHNFTTFILFRLFGGLAIGLACVISPIYLAELSPSRYRGRTTALYSICCVGGQSVVMLTNFFISKSMTADILVDTGWRYILSSALVPCAALLIFIAFIPESPRWSVFKGRDKEAMNTLGKISNPEHAKTVFSEIKDSIKVDPTNLKGKLRLNKKTLPLLIIGIGLAIGNQLSGVNVIQYFGPTLMKNVTTDNNTAMFLAFVLAFAQFLGSSWV; this is translated from the coding sequence ATGGCTACAAACAAGACACATTACAATCTGGTTTACCTGATGCTCTGTTGTACCGTCGCCGCCTTTGGTGGCCTGCTGATGGGTTACGACAGTTCAATCATTTCCGGGGCGATTGAACCACTCAGTACCTATTTCCAACTTTCTCCTGCCGAAACAGGCTGGGCGGTCTCCTGTATTCAGGTTTCCAGCCTGATTGGCTGCCTGATTGCCCCTAAAATCAGCGACCATTTCGGCAGAAAACGCTCACTTTGCGTCACGGCCCTGATTTTTGCCGTGTCCATTGTCGGTACTGCGCTGGCGCACAACTTCACCACCTTTATCTTGTTCAGACTGTTCGGCGGTCTGGCCATTGGTCTGGCCTGTGTCATTTCTCCCATCTATCTGGCGGAACTTTCCCCTTCAAGATATCGCGGCAGAACCACGGCGCTCTATTCCATTTGCTGTGTCGGCGGTCAGAGCGTGGTGATGCTGACCAACTTCTTTATCAGCAAATCGATGACGGCAGACATTCTGGTGGATACCGGCTGGCGTTATATTCTCTCCTCGGCGCTGGTACCTTGTGCTGCTCTGCTGATTTTTATCGCCTTTATTCCTGAATCACCGCGCTGGAGCGTGTTCAAGGGGCGCGATAAAGAGGCCATGAACACGCTGGGTAAAATTTCGAATCCGGAACATGCGAAAACCGTGTTCAGCGAAATCAAGGACTCCATCAAGGTGGATCCGACCAATCTCAAAGGCAAACTGCGTCTGAATAAAAAAACCCTTCCCCTGCTGATTATCGGTATCGGTCTGGCGATTGGTAACCAGTTGAGCGGTGTCAACGTGATTCAGTACTTTGGCCCGACACTGATGAAAAACGTCACCACCGATAACAACACCGCCATGTTCCTGGCTTTTGTGCTGGCTTTCGCCCAGTTCTTGGGGTCATCGTGGGTATGA
- a CDS encoding bestrophin family protein, with translation MIVRPDQHWFKRLFVWHGSVLSEILFRLSLNLGMSVIALLCFQWYEALGIKLTLAPFSLLGVAIAIFLGFRNSVSYARFTEARGLWGSLLIVNRSLLRQIRSIFPHRPELAKEFAALQIAFSYCLKHQLRGTSMRKELTHFLPHENIDKLMASAAPCNGILLLMGEWLGERRQAGEISDILFQSIDENLNKLSAVLAGCERIANTPIPFAYRLIVHRTVYLFCTLLPFALVPDLHYMTPFVSVFISYTFISLDALAEELEDPFGTAPNDLPLDAMCKTIEINLLEMNNAAEIPVRPLPDKRYQLS, from the coding sequence ATGATTGTCAGACCCGATCAACACTGGTTCAAACGCCTGTTTGTATGGCACGGCTCCGTGCTTTCCGAAATTCTCTTTCGCCTGAGCCTCAACCTGGGGATGTCAGTCATCGCTCTACTCTGTTTCCAATGGTACGAAGCCCTCGGGATCAAGCTGACGCTGGCCCCTTTTAGCCTGCTTGGCGTGGCGATTGCCATTTTCCTCGGCTTTCGCAACAGCGTAAGTTATGCCAGATTTACCGAGGCGCGCGGGTTATGGGGAAGTTTGTTGATTGTTAATCGATCGCTGTTACGACAAATCAGAAGCATTTTTCCGCATCGGCCCGAACTGGCAAAAGAATTTGCGGCATTGCAGATAGCCTTTAGCTATTGCCTGAAACACCAGCTTCGCGGCACCTCAATGCGAAAAGAGCTAACCCATTTTCTGCCGCATGAAAATATCGACAAGCTGATGGCAAGCGCCGCACCCTGCAACGGTATTTTGCTGCTGATGGGCGAGTGGCTGGGGGAAAGACGTCAGGCCGGTGAGATTTCAGACATTCTTTTTCAGAGCATCGACGAGAATCTGAACAAGCTGTCGGCGGTGCTTGCAGGATGTGAGCGTATTGCCAATACACCGATCCCCTTCGCCTACCGGCTTATTGTTCACCGCACTGTGTATCTGTTTTGTACGCTATTGCCGTTCGCGCTAGTGCCGGACCTGCATTACATGACGCCGTTCGTTTCTGTATTTATCTCCTACACCTTTATTTCACTCGATGCTCTGGCGGAAGAACTGGAAGACCCGTTTGGCACGGCACCCAACGATCTTCCTCTGGATGCGATGTGCAAAACAATCGAAATCAATCTGCTGGAGATGAACAATGCGGCCGAAATTCCGGTAAGACCGCTGCCGGACAAGCGGTATCAATTAAGCTGA
- a CDS encoding SelT/SelW/SelH family protein, whose translation MEKLPAITIHYCSQCNWLLRAAWMAQELLNSFSTDLGSVTLVPGTGGVYEIKLDEHVLWERKRDGGFPDAAQIKQRVRDICFPERSLGHVDGKKIDK comes from the coding sequence ATGGAAAAGCTTCCCGCCATTACTATCCACTATTGCTCACAGTGTAACTGGCTACTGCGCGCCGCCTGGATGGCGCAGGAGTTGCTCAACTCGTTCAGCACCGATCTTGGGTCGGTCACTCTGGTGCCCGGCACCGGCGGGGTGTATGAAATCAAGTTGGACGAACACGTCCTGTGGGAGCGCAAAAGAGATGGCGGATTCCCCGATGCCGCGCAAATCAAGCAGCGCGTGCGCGACATCTGTTTCCCTGAGCGTTCGCTTGGCCATGTCGACGGTAAAAAAATCGACAAATAG
- a CDS encoding OsmC family protein, translated as MATIHKYGQAHWEGDIKKGKGTITLESGALKDQPYGFNTRFEGKPGSNPEELIGGAHAACFSMALSLMLGEEGFTPESIDTKATVSLDKVGGGFAITAIKLSSTVTLPGISDDKFDEIIKKAKEGCPVSQVLNADISLEYTLNN; from the coding sequence ATGGCGACTATTCATAAGTATGGACAGGCTCATTGGGAAGGCGACATCAAGAAAGGCAAAGGGACAATCACGTTGGAAAGTGGTGCTCTGAAAGATCAGCCTTACGGGTTCAACACGCGCTTTGAAGGCAAACCCGGTTCCAACCCTGAAGAGCTGATTGGCGGTGCTCATGCAGCCTGTTTCTCCATGGCACTGTCTCTGATGCTGGGCGAAGAAGGTTTTACCCCTGAAAGCATCGATACCAAGGCTACCGTTTCACTGGATAAAGTCGGTGGCGGCTTCGCAATCACTGCCATCAAGCTGAGCAGCACCGTGACACTGCCTGGTATTTCCGACGACAAGTTCGACGAAATCATCAAAAAAGCCAAAGAAGGCTGCCCGGTTTCACAGGTTCTCAATGCCGATATCAGCCTTGAGTACACGTTGAACAACTAA
- a CDS encoding thiol-disulfide oxidoreductase DCC family protein encodes MSEPTQNTSPPPYLHAGEKAVIYDGVCKLCNGWVNFLIRHDRQHKVRLAPVQSEAGKALSLWAGMSPENVNTIVLIDDKGIYKRSDAIFRVMSFLPQPWRAVSVLHVFPRRFRDGCYNLIALNRYKIFGKYDSVKTLQADHSQRFIE; translated from the coding sequence ATGTCCGAGCCTACTCAGAACACCTCGCCGCCGCCCTATCTGCATGCCGGTGAAAAAGCGGTGATTTACGATGGGGTCTGCAAACTGTGCAACGGCTGGGTCAACTTTCTGATTCGCCACGACAGGCAGCACAAGGTACGCCTCGCCCCCGTACAGTCCGAAGCCGGAAAGGCGCTGTCTCTCTGGGCAGGCATGTCGCCTGAAAATGTGAACACCATTGTGCTGATCGACGATAAAGGGATATACAAAAGGTCGGATGCGATATTTCGCGTCATGTCGTTCCTGCCGCAGCCCTGGCGTGCCGTGTCCGTGCTGCATGTTTTTCCGCGCCGTTTCAGAGACGGCTGCTATAACCTTATCGCGCTCAATCGCTATAAAATATTTGGAAAATACGACAGCGTGAAGACGCTGCAAGCCGATCACAGCCAGCGTTTCATTGAATAA
- a CDS encoding EmmdR/YeeO family multidrug/toxin efflux MATE transporter, which translates to MQNLRASALNAIKRTPWYPKRRSYRVLFWREITPLAVPIFFENACVLLMGVLSTFLVSWLGKEAMAGVGLADSFNMVVISFFAAIDLGTTVVVAFSLGKLNHERARDAARQSLIIMTLFAVILAIGIEFFGQRIIDTIAGNAAPAVKELALSYLHISAWSYPAAAIALIGCGALRGAGNTKIPMLINGGMNILNIVITTVLIYGCFSWKGLGFIGAGLGLTISRYIGAAAVIYVLATGFNPALKISLKSYFTRINSSILVEVLGIGIPASIESVLFNGGKLLTQVFVAGMGTNVIAGNFIAFSIASLINLPGNALGSSATIIVGTRLGKGQIAQSEFQLRHVYWLSAIGICSLALLSVPLAGLLASFYTSEEDVIDVVKILVWLNAAFIPFWAASWVLPAGLKGARDARFTMWVSLLGMWGCRIVAGYTMGIVLGFGVVGVWLGMFLDWIVRGAFFYWRMASGRWLWKYPRPEKSPITATDSETAAGKTQNTVEG; encoded by the coding sequence TTGCAAAACCTTAGAGCCTCTGCGCTCAACGCTATCAAGCGTACTCCCTGGTATCCAAAAAGGCGTTCCTATCGGGTATTGTTCTGGCGTGAAATCACTCCGCTGGCCGTGCCTATTTTCTTCGAAAATGCCTGCGTGCTGTTGATGGGGGTATTAAGTACCTTCCTTGTCAGCTGGTTGGGTAAAGAAGCGATGGCGGGCGTGGGTCTGGCAGACAGCTTTAATATGGTGGTTATCTCCTTTTTCGCTGCCATCGACCTCGGCACCACGGTGGTGGTGGCCTTTAGTCTCGGCAAGCTCAATCATGAGCGCGCGCGCGATGCCGCCCGGCAATCGCTTATCATCATGACGCTTTTTGCCGTCATTCTGGCTATCGGCATCGAATTTTTTGGCCAGCGCATTATCGACACGATAGCCGGTAATGCCGCGCCTGCGGTGAAAGAGCTGGCTCTGAGTTATTTGCATATCTCGGCATGGAGTTATCCTGCGGCCGCCATCGCCCTGATAGGCTGCGGCGCACTGCGCGGGGCGGGCAATACCAAGATCCCGATGCTTATCAATGGCGGGATGAACATTCTCAATATCGTCATTACTACCGTTCTGATTTACGGCTGTTTTTCGTGGAAAGGTCTGGGATTTATCGGGGCCGGTCTCGGGTTGACCATTTCGCGCTATATCGGCGCGGCGGCGGTGATTTATGTGCTGGCGACAGGCTTTAATCCGGCATTGAAAATCTCGCTGAAAAGTTACTTTACCCGTATTAATTCCAGCATTCTGGTAGAAGTGCTCGGCATTGGTATTCCGGCAAGCATCGAATCGGTGCTGTTTAACGGCGGTAAACTCCTGACTCAGGTTTTCGTCGCCGGGATGGGCACGAATGTGATTGCCGGTAACTTTATCGCTTTCTCAATCGCTTCTTTAATCAACCTCCCCGGTAACGCACTAGGCTCTTCGGCAACCATTATTGTGGGAACGCGGCTGGGTAAAGGACAGATTGCGCAGTCGGAATTTCAGCTTCGCCATGTGTACTGGCTCTCGGCTATCGGGATTTGTTCTCTCGCGCTGCTGTCTGTTCCTTTGGCCGGATTGCTCGCCTCGTTTTATACCAGTGAAGAAGACGTTATCGACGTAGTGAAAATTCTGGTCTGGCTCAACGCGGCCTTTATTCCTTTCTGGGCCGCATCCTGGGTGCTGCCGGCCGGATTAAAAGGCGCACGCGATGCCCGTTTCACCATGTGGGTGTCATTGCTCGGCATGTGGGGCTGCCGAATTGTGGCGGGCTATACCATGGGTATCGTGCTGGGCTTCGGCGTGGTCGGAGTCTGGCTCGGCATGTTCCTGGACTGGATAGTGCGCGGTGCATTCTTCTATTGGCGCATGGCGAGCGGCCGCTGGTTATGGAAATACCCGCGTCCTGAAAAATCGCCGATAACGGCAACGGATTCGGAAACGGCAGCCGGAAAAACCCAAAATACCGTGGAGGGATAA
- a CDS encoding carboxymuconolactone decarboxylase family protein, whose translation MSQRLNYFGTSAELAKKYIDFNNAVSKSTAKEFKLLVTIRASQINGCGFCLDMHVKEARIAGERDLRVHHIAIWHESTLFTPRECAALLWTEALTTLPAHGVSDETYQRVRAHLSEQEISDLSFLIMAINGWNRINVAFRMTPGSADAAYGLDKADLN comes from the coding sequence ATGAGTCAGCGTTTGAACTATTTTGGTACTTCTGCCGAACTGGCAAAAAAATATATCGATTTCAACAATGCCGTCAGTAAAAGCACGGCAAAAGAATTTAAGTTACTGGTGACTATTCGCGCTTCGCAGATAAATGGCTGTGGCTTTTGTCTCGACATGCATGTCAAGGAGGCCAGAATCGCGGGCGAAAGGGATTTGCGGGTACATCACATCGCCATCTGGCATGAATCGACCCTCTTTACTCCGCGTGAATGTGCCGCGCTGTTGTGGACCGAGGCACTGACTACACTGCCTGCGCACGGTGTATCGGATGAAACTTATCAGCGGGTGCGCGCTCATCTTTCCGAACAGGAAATTTCAGATTTGAGTTTTCTGATTATGGCTATCAACGGATGGAATCGCATTAACGTGGCATTTCGCATGACGCCGGGTTCGGCGGATGCAGCGTACGGTCTGGATAAAGCCGATCTGAACTGA
- a CDS encoding PLP-dependent aminotransferase family protein gives MKQTARPTLLPLDKTSSDPLYRQIYQRIRASIAESLLNPGDRLPSARQLAKELGLARGTIEAAYALLTAEGYLQSRGQAGTRVTPGLHTPPIQNAALPVSPAHQNGMHPARIMPLQMGLPALDAFPRKIWARVGARYLRAMQAQDMKYPAHFGLPALRAAVAAYLQMARGIHCNASQVFITSGYRGTLQLIFHTLLKPDDKIWVEDPGFPLTRELLSQAGMQQIEVPVDAEGIEVAKGLAMAPDARAAIVTPAHQSPLCVSLSLPRRLALLEWAASRESWIIEDDYDGEYRYVSRPLPALKSLDNQGRVLYCGTFSKVLFPGIRLAYLVVPEQQVARFEQANLGFFDAMSEMPQAIVSEFILEGHFSRHIHRMRKLYAERREQAVQGLMAILGHYLNVEPQPGGMHLILRLTAQHDDRQVAARMRENGLYAHALSNWSTRAKERGLLIGFTNIESRQQAEKLGRQILALL, from the coding sequence ATGAAACAGACCGCTCGCCCGACCTTGCTACCGCTGGATAAAACCAGCAGTGACCCGTTATACCGCCAGATTTATCAGCGCATCAGGGCATCCATCGCCGAAAGCCTGCTTAACCCTGGGGACCGACTGCCGTCCGCACGTCAACTGGCGAAAGAGCTGGGGTTGGCACGAGGCACTATCGAAGCGGCCTATGCGCTGCTAACGGCCGAAGGCTATCTTCAGTCGCGCGGACAGGCCGGCACCCGTGTCACGCCCGGCCTGCACACTCCGCCCATCCAGAATGCCGCACTGCCTGTTTCTCCGGCTCATCAGAATGGCATGCATCCTGCCCGTATTATGCCGCTACAGATGGGGCTACCGGCTCTTGATGCCTTTCCACGTAAAATCTGGGCACGTGTAGGCGCAAGGTATCTGCGCGCCATGCAGGCGCAGGACATGAAATATCCGGCCCATTTTGGCCTGCCCGCGCTTCGTGCTGCGGTCGCGGCCTATTTGCAGATGGCGCGCGGTATCCACTGCAATGCATCGCAGGTGTTTATCACCTCGGGTTATCGCGGCACGTTGCAGCTGATTTTTCACACACTGCTTAAGCCTGATGACAAGATTTGGGTCGAAGATCCCGGCTTTCCACTCACGCGCGAACTCTTGTCTCAGGCCGGCATGCAGCAGATTGAGGTTCCCGTCGATGCCGAGGGAATCGAGGTTGCCAAAGGACTGGCGATGGCGCCCGATGCCCGCGCGGCAATCGTGACGCCCGCCCATCAAAGTCCGCTGTGTGTGTCGCTTTCTCTGCCGCGGCGTTTGGCGCTGCTGGAGTGGGCAGCCAGTCGGGAGAGCTGGATTATCGAGGATGACTACGACGGCGAATACCGGTATGTGAGCCGTCCGCTGCCTGCGCTTAAAAGTCTGGATAATCAAGGACGTGTTTTGTATTGCGGCACCTTCAGTAAAGTGTTGTTTCCGGGAATTCGACTGGCCTATCTCGTGGTGCCCGAACAGCAGGTGGCGCGCTTTGAGCAGGCAAATCTCGGCTTTTTCGACGCGATGTCCGAAATGCCGCAGGCGATAGTCAGTGAATTTATTCTGGAAGGCCATTTTTCGCGCCATATTCACCGCATGCGAAAACTTTATGCCGAACGACGGGAGCAGGCAGTGCAGGGATTAATGGCTATTCTGGGTCACTATCTCAACGTCGAGCCTCAACCGGGCGGCATGCATCTTATTCTGCGGCTCACGGCGCAGCATGACGATCGGCAGGTGGCGGCGAGGATGCGTGAAAACGGACTCTATGCCCATGCGCTGTCAAACTGGAGCACCAGAGCGAAAGAACGGGGCTTGCTCATCGGCTTCACCAATATCGAATCACGGCAGCAGGCCGAAAAGCTGGGCAGGCAGATACTTGCCCTGCTTTAA
- a CDS encoding response regulator, translating into MKVTQGLVIGWYDMSERIALEARLAQALTLAESNSRQKGEFLARMSHEIRSPMNVIMGVLEMENQRTVSLNDSSPSPIALAYQASRGLLQIIGDVLDLSKIEAGEMQLMPQPVSLYSLLTTSAETYAIPAARKGLRLDTDIESCYGKTYLLDAGKVTQILNNLLSNAVKYTQKGSISLSVVIESTPDPDSHEKNQEIIISIRDSGIGIDSTLLPHLIKPYRQLSSSTPDSSGLGLTICHQLVTLMGGRLSMTSTQGKGSDFGVIIPAKSLRVKPSSKIEPSVKDTGATYHLWIIDDLPANLRVMKQQLTALGHRVSAFDSATAALKYWQQHPALHVDLIFTDCQMPILDGYQFAAEIRLGEQKTRRHVPIIGCTANAFSDEEKKCLVAGMDGHLTKPIAQSDLGHCLLEMLQQRHVDLVEIMALSAAQPEIMAQLIAELQSSSRQDMKNVAVAWQEKDQQALKSHVHRLKGNFALAQFEAGLHLSEAIEQKMINNQAVSQRQLLRLHHATLHFISLLIPFSEQDNPVGKL; encoded by the coding sequence GTGAAGGTTACGCAGGGATTGGTGATTGGCTGGTATGACATGAGCGAGCGGATAGCGCTCGAGGCCAGACTGGCGCAGGCGCTGACGCTGGCTGAAAGCAACAGTCGTCAGAAAGGCGAATTTCTGGCGCGCATGAGTCACGAGATTCGCTCGCCGATGAACGTCATCATGGGCGTGCTGGAAATGGAAAATCAGCGCACGGTTTCATTAAATGACTCGTCCCCCTCCCCGATTGCGCTGGCTTATCAAGCTTCACGCGGATTATTGCAAATCATTGGTGATGTGCTGGACCTGTCGAAAATCGAAGCCGGAGAGATGCAGCTTATGCCGCAGCCTGTTTCGCTTTACTCGCTGCTGACCACCAGCGCCGAAACCTACGCCATTCCGGCAGCCAGAAAAGGCCTGCGGCTGGATACCGACATTGAGTCCTGCTATGGAAAAACCTATCTGCTGGATGCAGGTAAAGTGACGCAAATTCTCAATAACTTGCTGAGTAACGCGGTCAAATATACGCAGAAAGGCTCCATCTCGCTGTCTGTCGTCATCGAATCCACCCCTGACCCTGATTCTCATGAAAAAAATCAGGAAATAATCATTAGCATCAGGGATAGCGGCATAGGCATCGACTCGACATTGTTGCCTCATCTGATCAAACCCTATCGGCAATTGTCGTCTTCGACTCCTGACAGCAGCGGTCTGGGTCTGACAATTTGCCATCAGCTGGTTACTCTGATGGGTGGCCGGTTGAGCATGACCTCGACTCAGGGAAAAGGCTCGGATTTCGGCGTTATCATTCCCGCCAAAAGCCTGCGGGTTAAGCCCTCTTCCAAGATAGAGCCTTCTGTCAAAGACACAGGGGCGACGTATCATCTGTGGATTATTGATGATTTACCAGCCAATCTTCGGGTTATGAAACAGCAACTGACCGCGCTCGGCCATCGGGTCAGCGCCTTCGACTCGGCCACCGCCGCCCTGAAATACTGGCAGCAACACCCTGCCCTGCACGTTGACTTGATCTTTACCGATTGTCAGATGCCTATTCTGGATGGGTATCAATTTGCCGCCGAAATTCGGCTTGGCGAGCAGAAAACGCGTCGGCATGTGCCTATTATTGGCTGCACCGCCAATGCTTTTTCCGATGAAGAAAAGAAATGCCTTGTCGCCGGAATGGACGGCCATTTAACCAAACCGATAGCCCAGTCGGATCTCGGACATTGTCTTCTCGAGATGCTCCAGCAACGGCATGTTGATCTTGTGGAAATTATGGCGCTCTCAGCCGCGCAGCCAGAAATTATGGCGCAACTGATTGCGGAACTGCAAAGCAGCAGTCGGCAGGATATGAAAAATGTGGCTGTCGCCTGGCAAGAAAAAGATCAGCAGGCGTTAAAAAGTCATGTGCATCGATTAAAGGGCAATTTCGCCTTGGCACAGTTTGAAGCCGGACTGCATCTCAGTGAAGCCATCGAGCAAAAAATGATAAATAATCAAGCGGTTTCGCAACGACAACTGCTGCGTTTGCACCACGCCACGCTCCATTTTATCAGTCTATTGATTCCCTTTTCAGAACAGGATAACCCTGTCGGAAAGCTTTAA
- a CDS encoding PAS domain-containing protein — protein MTYRALVVVLLLTCLFPVRAETLRIGVVKGEQPYSELDADIQNSPLEPALLSLLAPRIESQGGTEDAFEVIPVASAAAKFDLLRHHVIDGFFIESATLFHADHTVASRPLFSTGWRLVSLNDRVSIPGAASSDLNHRRIIIVQDAPIQALKQRYPDITLIFTPSLSEAITLLKAGSADGVLCRQITAQVLAENLYRGQLQINRADSLTTETRLVIRDGDPSRLAMLNQAISHLSEANLQDLLSRHFTLLTLNNVVPRIKHNHRLFDTAAVIMGVMALFLIAFLVTQIARRRQSERRLQDNVKFWQTLLNSLSTPVMVCDAAGLITHANPALCRELNVALAALVGSAVETLNRQYFAFPALDTGGLVQAGHKTEATFLRAVTFCKVGNTVSPAGSRPLLIR, from the coding sequence ATGACTTACCGCGCGCTGGTTGTCGTGCTTCTGCTTACCTGCCTATTTCCCGTTCGGGCGGAGACACTGCGCATAGGCGTTGTTAAAGGAGAACAGCCCTACAGCGAGTTAGACGCCGATATCCAGAATTCGCCTCTCGAACCCGCTCTGCTTTCGCTGTTAGCGCCTCGGATTGAGTCGCAAGGCGGCACGGAAGATGCCTTCGAGGTCATACCGGTTGCTTCGGCAGCCGCAAAGTTTGACCTGTTGCGACATCACGTGATTGACGGCTTTTTTATCGAAAGCGCTACTCTGTTCCATGCCGACCATACCGTTGCCTCTCGCCCCCTATTCAGCACCGGCTGGCGACTCGTTTCGCTTAACGATCGTGTTTCGATCCCCGGTGCTGCATCATCAGATTTAAACCACCGGCGGATAATCATTGTTCAGGATGCGCCGATTCAGGCTCTGAAGCAGCGTTATCCTGATATTACCCTGATTTTTACCCCTTCGTTGTCGGAAGCGATAACCTTGCTCAAGGCGGGATCGGCCGACGGCGTGCTTTGTCGCCAGATTACGGCGCAAGTCCTGGCTGAAAACCTTTATCGGGGACAATTGCAGATAAACCGCGCCGACAGTCTTACGACCGAAACGCGTCTGGTTATCAGAGACGGCGATCCCTCTAGGTTAGCTATGCTCAATCAGGCCATTTCGCACCTCTCAGAAGCCAATCTTCAAGATTTACTCAGCCGACACTTTACCCTGCTCACGCTGAACAATGTCGTTCCCCGGATTAAACACAATCATCGCCTCTTTGATACCGCAGCCGTGATAATGGGCGTGATGGCACTGTTTCTCATTGCCTTTCTTGTAACCCAGATTGCCCGACGACGACAGAGTGAACGCCGCCTGCAAGATAATGTGAAATTTTGGCAGACCTTGCTGAACAGCCTTTCGACCCCCGTTATGGTCTGCGACGCAGCCGGACTCATCACCCACGCCAATCCTGCGCTGTGTCGCGAGCTCAACGTGGCGCTCGCCGCGCTGGTAGGCAGTGCGGTTGAAACCCTCAACAGGCAATATTTTGCCTTTCCCGCCCTGGATACAGGCGGTCTGGTGCAGGCAGGCCACAAGACGGAAGCGACTTTTTTGAGGGCAGTTACCTTCTGCAAGGTCGGCAACACAGTATCACCGGCTGGATCACGCCCTTTACTGATACGGTGA
- a CDS encoding response regulator encodes MKSVLIADDHPVYLLGLKTLLETQFPHDFRLSGTASNVDELLVALKTNPPDLLLTDFTMPGTQHSDGLHLIQYLRRTYPALPIIVISILSNQAIANLMLKSGILAVINKQSVSTELHACLKSLISGQDFARSTKAQLAKTRARGNEALRTQLSPKETEVLRLMKQGRTVNQIAQLLHRSKQTISGQKKVP; translated from the coding sequence ATGAAATCAGTGCTGATTGCCGACGATCATCCCGTCTATCTGCTTGGACTCAAGACGCTTCTGGAAACTCAGTTTCCCCATGATTTCCGATTAAGCGGCACGGCGAGCAACGTGGATGAACTGTTGGTGGCTCTAAAGACGAATCCGCCCGATTTATTGCTCACGGATTTCACCATGCCGGGCACGCAGCACAGCGATGGGTTGCATTTGATTCAATATTTGCGCCGTACCTATCCCGCCCTACCCATTATCGTGATAAGCATTTTATCCAATCAGGCTATCGCCAACCTGATGCTAAAATCCGGGATACTTGCCGTTATCAATAAACAGAGTGTCAGCACAGAGTTGCATGCCTGTCTTAAATCACTGATTTCGGGCCAGGATTTTGCGCGCAGTACCAAAGCTCAGCTTGCCAAAACGCGGGCCAGAGGCAACGAGGCACTCAGAACCCAACTCAGCCCCAAAGAGACAGAAGTGCTGCGTCTGATGAAGCAGGGTCGTACCGTGAATCAAATCGCGCAGTTGCTGCACCGCTCCAAGCAGACGATCAGCGGGCAGAAAAAAGTGCCATGA